The following proteins are co-located in the candidate division KSB1 bacterium genome:
- a CDS encoding sugar phosphate isomerase/epimerase, whose amino-acid sequence MPRPITLFTGQWADLPLEIMCQKAAEFGYDGLELACWGDHFDVFKGAESVAYCEEKKKLLAKYGLKTWAISNHLAGQLICDPNNDKRSDGFAPADCAGDPEKKRQFGIKSMKAAAKAAKNLGVKVVPGFTGSPIWHYLYSFPPNDWKEIEAGYERFAELFLPILDEFKANGVKFALEVHPTEIAYDIPTTHKALKAINYHEAFGFNFDPSHLQWQGIDPVRFLDEFGDRVYHVHMKDCVVLLNGSNGILGSHLNFGEPGRGWEFCSLGRGDVDFEAIIRKLNKLGYDGPLSVEWEDPFMDREFGAKDACDYLKTLNYPVPAGVFDEAFTKKK is encoded by the coding sequence CTTTTTACCGGCCAATGGGCCGATCTGCCTTTGGAAATCATGTGCCAAAAAGCGGCCGAATTCGGCTACGACGGCTTGGAGCTGGCCTGCTGGGGCGACCATTTCGATGTGTTTAAGGGCGCCGAGAGCGTGGCCTACTGCGAAGAAAAGAAAAAACTGCTGGCCAAGTACGGTTTGAAAACTTGGGCGATCAGCAATCATCTTGCCGGTCAATTGATCTGCGACCCGAACAACGACAAACGTTCGGACGGTTTTGCGCCGGCCGACTGCGCCGGCGATCCGGAAAAGAAACGCCAATTCGGCATCAAGTCCATGAAAGCGGCGGCCAAGGCGGCCAAAAACCTGGGCGTCAAGGTGGTGCCCGGGTTTACCGGCTCGCCGATCTGGCACTATCTCTACTCTTTCCCGCCGAACGACTGGAAAGAGATCGAAGCCGGTTACGAGCGCTTTGCCGAACTGTTCCTGCCGATCCTCGACGAGTTCAAAGCCAACGGCGTCAAGTTTGCGCTCGAGGTACATCCGACGGAAATTGCTTACGACATTCCGACTACGCACAAGGCGCTCAAGGCGATCAATTATCACGAAGCGTTCGGCTTTAACTTTGATCCCAGCCATCTGCAGTGGCAGGGTATCGATCCGGTTCGCTTTTTGGATGAATTCGGCGACCGCGTCTACCATGTGCACATGAAGGACTGCGTTGTGCTGCTCAACGGCAGCAACGGTATTTTGGGTTCGCACCTCAATTTCGGCGAGCCGGGGCGCGGCTGGGAATTTTGCTCCCTCGGCCGCGGCGACGTCGATTTCGAGGCGATCATCCGCAAACTCAACAAGCTCGGCTACGATGGCCCGCTCAGCGTCGAATGGGAAGATCCGTTTATGGACCGCGAATTCGGCGCCAAGGATGCCTGCGATTATCTTAAAACTCTCAATTATCCGGTACCGGCAGGGGTCTTCGACGAGGCGTTTACAAAGAAAAAATAA